Within the Beduinella massiliensis genome, the region CTACGACGAAACCAGCGACATGGAGAGCCGCATGTACGCCAAGCCTGCGGACATCGAAGCGTACCTTTCGAGCCATCCGAAGAAGCCCTTTATCAACTGCGAGTACACGCACGCGATGGGCAACTCCTGCGGCGGCATGCACCTGTACACCGCGCTGGAGGACAAATACCCGCAGTATCAGGGCGGCTTTATCTGGGATTTCATCGATCAGGGCATCGAGGCGACGGATGGAAACGGCGCGCGCAGGCTCTGCTACGGCGGCGACTTTGGCGACCGGCCTACGGATTATCACTTCTGCACGAACGGCATCGTCTTCGCGGACCGCACGCTTTCGCCCAAGATGCAGGAGGTCAAGTTCCTCTATCAGAACGTGAAACTGCTGCCGGACAGGCGCGGCGTGCGCGTGGTGAACCAGAACCTGTTCGTCTCCACGGCTGCGTATGAGCTCCGCTGGTCGCTGCTGCGGGAGGGCGTTTGCGCGGCGCAGGGGACGCTTGATATGGACGTGCCTGCGGGCGAGGCGGCGTACTTCGTCCTTCCGCTGCCGGATGGCCTCGCGCCGGGCGAGTACGCGCTGCGCTGCGGCCTTTGCCTGCGCGAGGCGACGCCTTGGGCCGAAGCGGGCTTTGAGCAGATGACGGGCGAGCATGTCTTCGTGGTCGAGGGCGTGAAGGCGCCGGAGCGTTCCGGGGTGGATTACCGCATCGCGCTGGGCGACGTCAACGCGGGCGCGCACGGCGCCGGCTTTGACGTGCTCCTTTCCTATCAGGACGGCGGTCTGATCTCGCTGAAGAAGGACGGGCTGGAGCGCATCGCGCGCGCGCCGCGCCCGAACTTCGACCGCGCGCCGACGGACAACGACCGGGGCAACGGCATGCCCTTCCGCTGCGCGGCCTGGACGATGGCGAGCCACGGCATGCGCCTTGCCGACGCCGCGGCGAGCGAGGAGGACGGCCTGCTCTCGGTGCGCTACGTCTATCGGATGCCCGCGCCGCTGGACTTTGACGTGACGGTGGCCTACGCGGTGCTCGCGGATGGCGGCGTGCGCGTGCAGCTCGACTATCCGGGCGCGAGGGGGCTGCCGGAAATGCCGCAGTTTGGCCTGCAGATGCGCCTGCCCGCGCGCTTTTCCCGTTTGCGCTATTACGGCAGGGGGCCGGAGGAATGCTACATCGACCGCGAGAGCGGCGCGCATCTGGGCGTTTATGAGACGACGGCGAGGGCGAACTGCACGCCCTACATCCGCCCGCAGGAGTGCGGCAACCGCACGGACGTGCGCTGGCTGGAGGCGACGGACGAGGCCGGGCGCGGCGTGCGCGTGGAGAGGGTGGACGCGCCGCTGCAGGTCAGCGCCATCCCCTACACCGCGCAGGAGCTCGACAGCGCTTTTCATCCCGACGAACTGCCGCCCGTGCATTACACGGTGCTGGACGTCGCGGGCTTCCGCATGGGCGTGGGCGGCGACGACAGCTGGGGCGCGCCGGTGCACGATGCGTACCTGATTCCTTCGGACAAACCGCTTTCCTTCTCGTTTATCCTGCGCGCAATTTAAGAGGCCAAAAGGACGGGGCGGCGCTGTTCGGCGCCGCCCCGTCCTTGATGTTCACTATTTTACTTCCTTGAGATAGGAGAGCGATACGAATGCCTGCGCGCCGCCGTAGGCGATGCGCGCCCAGTTGCCGGTCTTGCCGACCACCGTGACCTCGTCGCCGCGCTGCAAGGTGTCCAGCTTGGCGTAGTTGGTGCCCGCGCCCGCCCGCACGTTGACCGTGCCGGAGGTGACGCGGTAGGTGGAGAAGCCCGGCGCGTAGCCGGAGACCGTGAGCTGCACGCTCGCGGTGCGTCCGCCGCTTAAGGAGGCCGCCCGCAGCGTGACGGTGCCCGCGCCCAGCGCGGTGACCGTCTTGCCCTCGACCTGCGCGACGCCCTGCGCCTGCCCGGACGCGAGCGAGAGCGTCCAGTCAAACCCGGTCGTCGGAATGCCGGGTAGCACGATGGGCGTCATCGTCTCGCCGATGCGCAGGGTGTAGGCATCCTCGCGGAAGGCGATGCTCTGCGGGTCCGCCGCCGCGCCGGACTGAAGCCTGATGCCGGTCAGGCGCGTCAGGTCGCTTGCCGCGACGAAGAGCTTGCCGCCCTTGATGAACGGGACGGCCGACAGCGCTTCGGACTGGCCCGCGCGCGTGGCCGCGTTGGAACCGGCGACGAACGCGGCGAGCACGCCGCCGTGTTGAATGTACATCGTGTACCCGTCGCTGAACAGGTCGTAGGCTGCGTCCAGCGACGCGAGGTCGGCGGGGGCGATCATGACCTGGCCGGTCGCCGCGTCCAGATAGGGCGGGGTCGTGGTGACGCAGACCGCGCCGCCGTCCGTCGAAAGCACGGAGCTGCCGGGGGTCATGAAGACCGTCTGTGTGCTGGCGGGCAGGTTACCGGGCGTCCAGGGACGCGCCGTCTCCGCGGAAGCGGCGGAATCGTCGGCGGCGGCCAGGCGAATCGCGCCCAGCTTCGTGCGCTGCCCCTCCGCATCCAGCGTGACGTTCACGCGCGCGCTCCTTTCGGGATGCAGCGAAAGCGCGAGCTGCCCCAGCCCGCCTGCGACGTTCATGTGGCCGATCTGCACGGTCAGCCGGGAGGGGCGCGTTTGGTCGATGACGGCGCTTTGAACGAACACGTTCGCGCCGGAAAGCGCGCCGTAGCCGTTCAGCGTCACGTCCGCGTCGCGCCAGCGTCCGCTCGCGAGATCGAGGATGAGCGTGAATGTGCCCGTATCGCCCGGCAGAGAAGCGGCGGATGCGTTCAGCACGACGCCGAAGGCGGGCGTGTCGGCGTCCGTGGTGTCCAGCGTCATGCCCGTGGAGGCGACGTAGGCCTCGAGCTTCGCGGCCGTCGCGGTCTGCACGTAGTCGCATTCGCGGCATGTGCGTTCCCACAGGCCGGTATTTGCGGTGGTGGGCATGCGGGTAAGGCGCCAGTCCTCAAAGTCGTGGCCGAACGGCTCCGTCTGATCGTATTCTCGCCACGCGCCGCAGACGGCGCAATAGTCGGTCGTATAGCCCTCGTCTGTGCAGGTGGGCGCGACGGTAACCCGGCCCGTCCAACGGTGCGGCAGCGCTGCGATGGCTTCATCCCGGGTGCTCCCGCAGACCGCGCAGGTGTATTTGCGCACGCCGGGCTCCTTGCAGGTGGCGGCCTTGGTGACGGTGCCCGCATCCCACTTGTGGCCGGGCGCGGGGATCGTTTCCTCGATCGTGCTCTTGCAGACGGAGCAGGTAAATGTCTTCACGCCGGTCTGGACGCAGGTCGCGGGGGTGGTGATGACGCCGCCGTCCCAGGCGTGCTCGCCCGTGGCGGGGATGGTTTCGGTGCGCTGCTCGCCGCAGACGGAGCAGGTAAATGTCTTCACGCCGGTTTGGTCGCAGGTCGCGGTGGCGGTGATGACGCCCTCGTCCCAGGAATGCACGCCGGTGGCGGGGATGATTTCGGTGCTCTGCGCGTTGCAGACGGAGCAGGTAAATGTCTTCACGCCGGTCTGGCCGCAGGTCGCGGGGGTGGTGATGACGCCCTCGTCCCAGGAATGCACGCCGGTGGCGGGGATGGTTTCGGTGCTCTGCGCGTTGCATACGGAGCAGGTAAATGTCTTCACGCCGGTCTGGTCGCAGGTCGCGGGGGTGGTGATGACGCCGTCGTCCCAGGAATGCACGCCGGTGGCGGGGATGGTTTCGGTGCTCTGCGCGTTGCATACGGAGCAGGTAAATGTCTTCACGCCGGTCTGGTCGCAGGTCGCGGGGGTGGTGATGACCCCGTCGTCCCAGGTGTGCTCGCCGATGGCGGCGATGGTTTCGGTGCGCTGCGCGTTGCAGACGGAGCAGGTAAAGGTCCTGACGCCGGTCTGGTCGCAGGTCGCGGGGGTGGTGATGACCCCGTCGTCCCAGACATGCGATTCCGTCCTGCCGCACACGCATGCGTGGTGGTCTGCGTCTAGACTGTGGTAGCTATGCGCCTGGGCGATATTTCCGCAGGCACACTTGTGTTGCTCGCCGAAATCGATCATGACGTCGTGCTGGCAGACGTATTCGCATATCGTGCAGACGCCGTTTTGATACTGGTGCGGCAGGGTCGCGCCGCAATCTTCACATATGTGCTTTTGCGTGTCCGTGAGTCCTGTGCTGACGTCGGGTACGTAGGGCTTGCAGACGTCGTGCAGGCATTCGTCCGCCATCGCGGGCATTACAGTAAGAAGCATCAGAAACGCGCTTATCCACGCGATTGGCTTTTGTAAAAAACGATATTTCATAATATGAGGCCCCCTTTCGCGCTTTCAAATATATAACGCCGGGTCTTCCACCTTTCTTCCGGGATGTGGCTGGAATTTGCCATCCAAAAAGCGGAAAGAAAGGGCCCGCCCTCCATAAATGCGGAGGGCGGGCCGGGAAAATGCGTGCCTAGCAGAAATGGCGTCCGATCGCTTCCTGAAAGAGCTTGATGTGCACGCGCTCGTCCTGAATGATCCTGGCAAGCAGCGCCTTTACGTTGGGATCTGCGATTTGCTCGATGTGCCTTTGATACTGCGCAATCGCCGCGTATTCGGACGCAATGTCCATGTGCAGCCGCTCGCACAGGGTTTCTCCATAGGCGACACGGTCTGCGCACCAGGGCGTGGACGTTCCATAGACCGGCTTTTCGCCGAGCAGCAGAATCGCCTGCGCCAGCTTTTCCATGTGCATCATTTCCACGATGGCGGTCTTTTCGAGCATTTCCGCTACGTCCGGATATTGCCTCAGCGTGCTATGGTGGTACAGGTACTGGTTGACCGCCGTGAATTCGCTGGTTCCCCCGGCATAGTCCGCCATCAAAAGCTGGGCGGCGCAGGGATCGGGCTGTAAAACGGTTATTTCGGGATAGGGCGCGGGGTCTTGATAGCCTTCCCGATAGTGAATATCGCAT harbors:
- a CDS encoding glycoside hydrolase family 2 TIM barrel-domain containing protein, giving the protein MDRPVYTLSYLADPEAFAVGRLAACSDHAVFASEEEARSGQSSLQKCLSGTWKFCYAERPELRPLGFYEAGYDVSGWNDIAVPAHIQLQGYDRPHYVNTQYPWDGHEFLRPPEINREYNPVGCYALDFTVPEDWPRDGRVVLRFDGAESALYAWMNGTFLGYSEDSFTPATFDVTDCLRAGVNRVCVEVYKRCTGSYLEDQDFWRFSGLFRDVWLRLEPASHVRDLFVTSELSADYRAASLRVRMKIDGAAGTRARVELLDGPAAEADCAEEMELAIPVESPKLWSAEEPNTYRVRVTLTRGGEVTEVCETNTGFRRFEMRDGLMCLNGKRIVFKGVDRHEFSCRTGRAVSMEDMLWDVRCMKRHNINAVRTSHYPNDSRFYDLCDRYGLYVIDETNLESHGSWQKMGRIEPSWVVPGDRPDWQAAVLDRAKSMLERDKNHPSVLIWSCGNESFGGRDIYNMSEYFRAADPTRLVHYEGVFNDRSYDETSDMESRMYAKPADIEAYLSSHPKKPFINCEYTHAMGNSCGGMHLYTALEDKYPQYQGGFIWDFIDQGIEATDGNGARRLCYGGDFGDRPTDYHFCTNGIVFADRTLSPKMQEVKFLYQNVKLLPDRRGVRVVNQNLFVSTAAYELRWSLLREGVCAAQGTLDMDVPAGEAAYFVLPLPDGLAPGEYALRCGLCLREATPWAEAGFEQMTGEHVFVVEGVKAPERSGVDYRIALGDVNAGAHGAGFDVLLSYQDGGLISLKKDGLERIARAPRPNFDRAPTDNDRGNGMPFRCAAWTMASHGMRLADAAASEEDGLLSVRYVYRMPAPLDFDVTVAYAVLADGGVRVQLDYPGARGLPEMPQFGLQMRLPARFSRLRYYGRGPEECYIDRESGAHLGVYETTARANCTPYIRPQECGNRTDVRWLEATDEAGRGVRVERVDAPLQVSAIPYTAQELDSAFHPDELPPVHYTVLDVAGFRMGVGGDDSWGAPVHDAYLIPSDKPLSFSFILRAI
- a CDS encoding SH3 domain-containing protein; this translates as MKYRFLQKPIAWISAFLMLLTVMPAMADECLHDVCKPYVPDVSTGLTDTQKHICEDCGATLPHQYQNGVCTICEYVCQHDVMIDFGEQHKCACGNIAQAHSYHSLDADHHACVCGRTESHVWDDGVITTPATCDQTGVRTFTCSVCNAQRTETIAAIGEHTWDDGVITTPATCDQTGVKTFTCSVCNAQSTETIPATGVHSWDDGVITTPATCDQTGVKTFTCSVCNAQSTETIPATGVHSWDEGVITTPATCGQTGVKTFTCSVCNAQSTEIIPATGVHSWDEGVITATATCDQTGVKTFTCSVCGEQRTETIPATGEHAWDGGVITTPATCVQTGVKTFTCSVCKSTIEETIPAPGHKWDAGTVTKAATCKEPGVRKYTCAVCGSTRDEAIAALPHRWTGRVTVAPTCTDEGYTTDYCAVCGAWREYDQTEPFGHDFEDWRLTRMPTTANTGLWERTCRECDYVQTATAAKLEAYVASTGMTLDTTDADTPAFGVVLNASAASLPGDTGTFTLILDLASGRWRDADVTLNGYGALSGANVFVQSAVIDQTRPSRLTVQIGHMNVAGGLGQLALSLHPERSARVNVTLDAEGQRTKLGAIRLAAADDSAASAETARPWTPGNLPASTQTVFMTPGSSVLSTDGGAVCVTTTPPYLDAATGQVMIAPADLASLDAAYDLFSDGYTMYIQHGGVLAAFVAGSNAATRAGQSEALSAVPFIKGGKLFVAASDLTRLTGIRLQSGAAADPQSIAFREDAYTLRIGETMTPIVLPGIPTTGFDWTLSLASGQAQGVAQVEGKTVTALGAGTVTLRAASLSGGRTASVQLTVSGYAPGFSTYRVTSGTVNVRAGAGTNYAKLDTLQRGDEVTVVGKTGNWARIAYGGAQAFVSLSYLKEVK
- a CDS encoding manganese catalase family protein codes for the protein MQDIQCDIHYREGYQDPAPYPEITVLQPDPCAAQLLMADYAGGTSEFTAVNQYLYHHSTLRQYPDVAEMLEKTAIVEMMHMEKLAQAILLLGEKPVYGTSTPWCADRVAYGETLCERLHMDIASEYAAIAQYQRHIEQIADPNVKALLARIIQDERVHIKLFQEAIGRHFC